One genomic window of Bartonella sp. JB63 includes the following:
- a CDS encoding ABC transporter permease, with protein sequence MKNYWIAIAIIAVLSVFSIFVGYSDMTLADLLSGDSKAWLLFWQTRLPRTIAVLLTGMSLALSGTIMQLLTRNRFVEPSTAGTVESASLGILFVMIFIPDIPVLAKMVVSTTFAMIGTLIFIFLLYRIPLKSVLIVPLIGIMLGYVINSLTNAIADHEMLLPSLQAHLFGSFSMIIDGKYELLWLSFPLCILAYFSAHHFTVAGLGEDLTNNLGLNYRTVMFFGLFIVASITALITCTVGRIPFVGLIIPNLISNFMGDNMRHSAPWVMISGAGLVLICDLLGRVSHHAFEIPISTVMGVIGSFVFIILLLHWRQRLG encoded by the coding sequence GTGAAAAATTATTGGATAGCCATAGCGATTATTGCTGTACTTTCTGTTTTTAGCATTTTTGTTGGTTATTCTGATATGACACTTGCTGATTTATTATCAGGTGATTCAAAAGCGTGGCTTCTTTTTTGGCAAACGCGTCTTCCCCGAACAATTGCAGTACTTTTGACCGGTATGTCACTTGCCCTCTCAGGGACGATTATGCAACTATTAACACGTAATCGCTTTGTCGAGCCTTCAACTGCTGGAACCGTTGAATCCGCATCACTTGGCATTCTTTTTGTTATGATTTTTATTCCTGATATACCTGTACTTGCAAAAATGGTTGTTTCTACAACTTTTGCCATGATTGGCACATTGATTTTTATTTTTTTATTATACAGAATTCCTTTAAAATCTGTTCTCATTGTACCGCTTATAGGAATTATGCTGGGATATGTTATTAATTCTCTAACAAATGCTATTGCTGACCATGAAATGCTTCTTCCTTCTCTTCAAGCTCATTTGTTTGGCAGTTTTTCAATGATTATTGACGGGAAATATGAACTTTTATGGCTGTCTTTTCCATTATGTATTCTTGCCTATTTTTCTGCTCACCACTTTACTGTAGCTGGCCTTGGTGAAGATTTAACCAATAATCTTGGCCTTAATTACCGTACTGTCATGTTTTTTGGACTCTTTATCGTCGCATCAATTACTGCCTTGATAACTTGTACTGTTGGTCGTATTCCTTTTGTCGGATTGATTATTCCAAATCTCATCTCAAATTTCATGGGTGACAATATGCGCCATAGCGCTCCTTGGGTGATGATTAGCGGTGCTGGACTGGTATTGATTTGTGACCTTTTAGGACGAGTTTCTCATCATGCTTTTGAAATCCCTATCAGTACTGTGATGGGTGTTATTGGTAGTTTTGTTTTTATTATACTGCTTTTGCATTGGAGACAGCGTCTTGGATAA
- a CDS encoding siderophore ABC transporter substrate-binding protein — MIVKRIIRAVSILTVIMSFIATAWANLTVEHASGKTSVPNNPKKVVFFDLASLDNVNRLGINAVVGVPEGKKPVYLQHFDDEKYEKIGTFFEPNYEKIAAFQPDLIIISSRTKSKYQDLSKIAPTIDLTVGYENALQNIERNINILGKIFGKEKEAEREIVTLRENLAMVRKSTEGKGKGLVLMTSGGKINALGPKSRIDIIHTNFGIVAATDKIVVHKHGQPISPEFILETNPDWLLVIDRDAAIGREGKSAAELLDNELVRRTTAGRKNQIIYLDSWSWYRASGGLTGLNEATKQISEAFTKSK, encoded by the coding sequence ATGATTGTTAAACGTATAATACGGGCAGTTTCTATTTTAACTGTAATAATGAGCTTTATAGCCACTGCGTGGGCAAATCTAACTGTTGAGCATGCTTCAGGCAAAACTTCTGTTCCTAACAACCCAAAAAAGGTTGTGTTTTTTGATCTTGCATCACTCGATAATGTAAATCGTTTAGGCATTAATGCTGTTGTTGGTGTTCCTGAAGGAAAAAAACCCGTATATTTACAACATTTTGATGATGAAAAATATGAAAAAATAGGTACTTTCTTTGAACCTAATTATGAGAAAATTGCTGCTTTTCAGCCTGATCTTATTATTATCTCTTCAAGAACAAAATCTAAATATCAAGATTTATCTAAAATCGCTCCAACAATTGATCTAACAGTAGGGTATGAAAATGCTCTCCAAAATATTGAACGGAATATCAACATTCTCGGAAAAATTTTTGGTAAAGAGAAAGAAGCTGAACGAGAAATTGTAACGCTCAGAGAAAATTTAGCAATGGTTCGTAAAAGCACTGAAGGGAAAGGTAAAGGACTTGTTCTGATGACATCAGGGGGAAAAATAAATGCTTTGGGTCCAAAGTCACGCATAGATATCATTCATACTAACTTTGGGATTGTTGCTGCAACTGATAAAATAGTTGTGCACAAACATGGACAACCTATTTCTCCTGAGTTTATTCTTGAAACCAATCCTGATTGGTTACTAGTTATTGATCGTGATGCTGCAATTGGACGAGAAGGAAAATCTGCAGCAGAATTATTAGACAATGAGCTTGTTCGCCGCACAACTGCTGGAAGAAAAAATCAGATTATCTACTTAGATTCTTGGAGCTGGTATCGTGCAAGCGGCGGTTTAACTGGACTTAACGAAGCAACAAAACAAATCAGTGAAGCTTTTACAAAAAGTAAATAA
- a CDS encoding NAD(P)H-dependent oxidoreductase, whose protein sequence is MTSNINLTGLARDLKQYAETHKPIRIGLIGCGEMGTDLLSSITHIDGMTIAAVATRTPSRIFDAAALAYGEEGHVCEVENTTALTEAIEKGLIAATNDLDLVLRHEQIDIIVDATGHPEAGAEIGFKTLRNNKHLVMMNVEADVTIGAYLKHEADKQGLIYTLGAGDEPTSCMELIEFVSALGHKIVAVGKGKNNPLIFDATPDSYKEEARQRNMNVRMLVEFIDGSKTMVEMAAIANATGLLPDCPGMHGPKAALKDLNKVLIPKQDGGILNRCGVVDYSIGEGVAPGVFVIAEITHPRLRERMEDLKIGKGPYFTFHRPYHLTAMEIPLTCARIMLYGKTDMAPLKQPVAEVCAIAKKDLYPGEQLDFIGLYSYRAWTMSAEEARIHQAIPCGLLEKAIVKTEIKKNELITKHNTTIREDQWIARLRNKQDLLLR, encoded by the coding sequence ATGACCAGTAATATAAACTTAACAGGTTTAGCACGTGATTTGAAACAGTATGCAGAAACCCATAAACCCATTCGTATTGGATTGATTGGCTGTGGCGAAATGGGAACAGATTTATTATCTAGTATTACACATATAGATGGCATGACAATCGCAGCTGTTGCCACCCGCACACCGTCACGTATTTTTGATGCCGCTGCATTAGCCTATGGAGAAGAAGGACATGTATGTGAAGTTGAAAACACTACTGCCTTAACCGAAGCTATTGAAAAAGGCTTGATTGCTGCCACAAATGATTTAGACCTTGTTTTACGCCATGAACAAATTGACATTATTGTTGATGCAACAGGTCATCCTGAAGCAGGTGCAGAAATTGGTTTCAAAACACTTAGAAACAATAAACATCTTGTCATGATGAATGTGGAAGCTGATGTTACGATTGGTGCTTATCTCAAACATGAAGCAGATAAACAAGGTCTCATTTATACACTTGGAGCTGGTGATGAGCCTACATCTTGTATGGAACTCATTGAATTTGTTTCAGCACTCGGGCATAAGATCGTTGCAGTAGGTAAAGGAAAAAATAATCCACTTATTTTTGATGCTACGCCTGATTCTTACAAAGAAGAAGCCAGACAACGTAATATGAACGTTCGAATGCTGGTTGAATTTATTGATGGATCCAAAACAATGGTTGAAATGGCAGCGATTGCTAATGCAACAGGACTTCTTCCTGATTGCCCAGGAATGCATGGTCCCAAAGCTGCACTCAAAGACTTAAATAAAGTGCTTATTCCAAAACAAGACGGTGGCATTTTAAACAGATGTGGTGTCGTAGATTATTCAATAGGTGAAGGAGTCGCTCCTGGTGTTTTTGTCATTGCGGAAATAACACATCCGCGTTTACGTGAACGTATGGAAGATTTAAAAATTGGTAAAGGACCTTACTTTACCTTTCATCGCCCCTATCACTTAACTGCAATGGAAATTCCACTTACCTGCGCACGCATTATGTTGTATGGAAAAACAGATATGGCACCGCTTAAACAACCAGTAGCGGAAGTTTGTGCTATTGCTAAAAAAGATTTATACCCTGGTGAACAACTAGATTTTATTGGTCTTTATAGCTATCGTGCTTGGACAATGAGCGCTGAAGAAGCACGTATTCACCAAGCTATTCCTTGTGGACTTCTAGAAAAAGCAATAGTTAAGACTGAAATTAAAAAAAATGAGCTCATCACAAAACACAATACAACCATTCGCGAAGATCAGTGGATTGCACGCCTGCGCAATAAACAAGATCTCTTACTACGTTAA
- a CDS encoding MaoC family dehydratase, whose amino-acid sequence MQRKIAVQDIANFVGKEIGLSRWRLVTQDMINQFAYATDDHQWIHVDEGKARKTPFGGTIAHGFLTLSLLSTLAYEALPELEGATMGINYGFDKVRFISPVKTGTRVRARFILSDAKVRPSGRVVFHYEVTMEIEKLKNPALTANWLIIAMIEEKNSVCETF is encoded by the coding sequence ATGCAACGAAAAATAGCAGTGCAAGATATAGCCAATTTCGTTGGGAAAGAAATTGGTTTATCGCGGTGGCGTCTTGTTACACAAGATATGATTAATCAATTTGCATATGCAACAGATGATCATCAATGGATTCATGTAGATGAAGGAAAAGCCAGAAAGACACCTTTTGGTGGTACTATTGCTCATGGTTTTTTAACATTATCGCTTTTGTCCACTTTGGCTTATGAGGCATTACCAGAATTGGAAGGCGCGACGATGGGGATTAATTATGGTTTTGATAAAGTTCGTTTTATAAGTCCTGTTAAAACAGGAACACGAGTGCGTGCCCGTTTTATTTTAAGTGATGCTAAAGTTCGTCCCTCTGGTCGTGTTGTTTTTCATTATGAAGTAACGATGGAGATTGAAAAGTTGAAAAATCCAGCTCTTACTGCCAACTGGCTTATTATTGCTATGATTGAGGAAAAAAATTCAGTTTGTGAGACTTTTTAA
- a CDS encoding methionine ABC transporter permease, with the protein MFNILYHELPVAIFDTLFMTISASFMAFILGLPLGLLLHTTAREGLFPSSIIHCFLTIIVDSVRAIPFIILAFYLLPITRVVIGSGVGISSVIFVLTISAIPFYARIAELSFKTVEHNLVEAVRSMGANRFQIIRHVLLPEALPSLITGFTVMVISLISATSLAGYLGGGGLGDMAIRYGYQRYNTAIMTIVIIFLIILNIIVQWTGDRIGHKLNKKKY; encoded by the coding sequence ATGTTTAACATTCTTTATCATGAGCTTCCCGTCGCTATTTTTGATACATTATTTATGACAATAAGTGCCTCTTTTATGGCTTTTATTTTAGGATTACCACTTGGCTTGTTACTTCATACAACTGCACGCGAAGGACTTTTTCCGTCATCTATCATTCATTGCTTTTTGACTATTATTGTCGATAGTGTTCGTGCTATTCCCTTTATTATTCTTGCTTTTTATCTTCTACCCATTACCCGTGTGGTGATAGGAAGCGGTGTAGGAATTTCCTCAGTGATTTTTGTGCTCACTATTTCAGCTATTCCTTTTTATGCGCGCATAGCAGAATTATCTTTTAAAACAGTCGAACATAACTTAGTTGAAGCAGTTCGTTCCATGGGTGCCAACCGCTTTCAGATCATCAGACATGTCCTTCTCCCTGAAGCACTCCCCAGCCTCATTACTGGTTTTACAGTTATGGTCATTTCTCTAATCAGTGCAACTTCTCTTGCTGGATATCTTGGTGGTGGTGGTTTAGGTGATATGGCAATTCGCTACGGCTATCAACGCTACAATACCGCTATCATGACGATAGTGATTATTTTTTTAATTATTCTCAATATAATTGTCCAATGGACTGGTGATCGAATTGGACATAAATTGAACAAAAAAAAATATTAA